One window of the Amycolatopsis mediterranei genome contains the following:
- a CDS encoding RNA polymerase sigma factor produces the protein MIDDAELLARAAGGDHTAFGALVREHTPRMYRVALRITGSAAEAEDVVQEAWLAAWRSLAGFRQESAVSTWLYRVVTNSALAVLRRRRPTVSLDDPDPQSTVDSALFAAAVPGPEGRVVRAEEVDAVLRAVGRLEVSQRVPLVLRELEGLSYEEVADVLDVNVGALRSRLHRARVALLAELRER, from the coding sequence GTGATCGACGACGCCGAACTGCTCGCCCGGGCCGCGGGCGGCGACCACACCGCGTTCGGCGCGCTGGTGCGGGAACACACGCCCCGGATGTACCGGGTCGCGCTGCGGATCACCGGCAGCGCGGCCGAGGCCGAGGACGTCGTGCAGGAGGCGTGGCTGGCCGCGTGGCGGTCACTGGCCGGGTTCCGGCAGGAGTCGGCGGTGTCGACCTGGCTCTACCGCGTCGTCACCAACAGCGCGCTCGCCGTGCTGCGCCGCCGCCGTCCGACGGTCTCGCTCGACGACCCCGATCCGCAGTCCACTGTGGACAGCGCACTGTTCGCCGCGGCGGTGCCCGGCCCCGAAGGCCGCGTCGTGCGCGCCGAAGAGGTGGACGCGGTGCTGCGGGCGGTCGGCAGGCTCGAGGTGTCCCAGCGCGTCCCGCTCGTGCTGCGCGAACTGGAGGGGCTGAGCTACGAAGAGGTCGCCGACGTGCTCGACGTGAACGTCGGCGCCTTGCGTTCCCGGCTGCACCGGGCCAGGGTGGCGCTGCTCGCCGAGTTGAGGGAGCGGTGA
- a CDS encoding YciI family protein, producing the protein MAKYLLLKHYRGAPAPANCDTTIDQWTPDEVAAHIQYMQDFGDKLVATGEFVEHQALAPEGTFVRYDGEGRPPVTDGPFAETKDLIAGWTVIDVDSYERALELAGELSAAPGPGGQPIQEWLELRPFLTAPPTITE; encoded by the coding sequence ATGGCGAAGTACCTGCTGCTGAAGCACTACCGCGGCGCGCCGGCCCCGGCGAACTGCGACACGACCATCGACCAGTGGACGCCGGACGAGGTCGCGGCGCACATCCAGTACATGCAGGACTTCGGGGACAAGCTCGTCGCCACCGGCGAATTCGTCGAACACCAGGCGCTCGCCCCGGAGGGGACGTTCGTCCGCTACGACGGCGAGGGACGGCCGCCGGTCACCGACGGCCCCTTCGCCGAGACCAAGGACCTCATCGCCGGCTGGACGGTGATCGACGTCGACAGCTACGAACGCGCCCTCGAGCTGGCCGGGGAGCTGTCGGCCGCGCCCGGCCCGGGCGGGCAGCCGATCCAGGAGTGGCTCGAGCTGCGCCCGTTCCTGACCGCGCCGCCGACCATCACGGAATGA
- a CDS encoding phosphatase PAP2 family protein, protein MPAAVCGLLALLLGLPFAGGTAPGAVDDAAARAVAHLSPGVLRALVFPTEPYVVLALGLLAVVLCLRAGRRREAALALAVPVLAILLTTLVLKPLYDRWKNDTLVYPSGHTVSLVAVLTVLVVVTRRAVVAVLSAVTLLAAAAGLVGMGYHYLTDVAGGTLFAVAVVLFSWPARRPEPAPSTG, encoded by the coding sequence GTGCCGGCCGCCGTGTGCGGCCTGCTCGCACTGCTGCTGGGCCTGCCGTTCGCCGGCGGGACGGCCCCCGGCGCGGTCGACGACGCCGCCGCGCGGGCCGTCGCGCACCTGAGCCCCGGCGTGCTGCGGGCGCTGGTGTTCCCGACCGAGCCGTACGTCGTGCTCGCGCTGGGCCTGCTCGCGGTCGTCCTGTGCCTGCGCGCGGGACGGCGGCGGGAGGCCGCGCTCGCGCTCGCCGTGCCGGTGCTGGCCATCCTGCTGACGACCTTGGTGCTGAAACCCCTGTACGACCGGTGGAAGAACGACACCCTGGTCTACCCGAGCGGCCACACGGTGAGCCTGGTGGCGGTGCTGACGGTGCTCGTCGTGGTCACCCGCCGGGCCGTCGTGGCCGTGCTGTCCGCGGTGACGCTGCTCGCCGCCGCGGCGGGGCTCGTCGGCATGGGCTACCACTACCTCACCGACGTCGCCGGCGGCACGCTCTTCGCCGTCGCGGTGGTGCTGTTCAGCTGGCCGGCACGGCGTCCCGAGCCAGCGCCGTCAACCGGCTGA
- a CDS encoding Asp23/Gls24 family envelope stress response protein — protein MSPALPRGLAEPAERGTLTIGHAVVRKVAQHAAGQVLGTARDGKKGPKAKVGGHDNDVDLALDLALRYPAAVRAVVGDVREKVTEEVELLTGYRVRTLAVTVSALLPDVAPRVR, from the coding sequence GTGAGCCCCGCGCTGCCGCGGGGGCTCGCCGAACCGGCCGAGCGCGGCACCCTCACCATCGGGCACGCCGTGGTCCGCAAGGTCGCCCAGCACGCGGCCGGCCAGGTGCTGGGCACGGCGCGGGACGGCAAGAAGGGGCCGAAGGCGAAGGTCGGCGGCCACGACAACGACGTCGACCTCGCGCTCGACCTGGCCCTGCGCTACCCGGCGGCGGTCCGCGCGGTGGTCGGCGACGTGCGCGAGAAGGTCACCGAAGAGGTCGAGCTGCTCACCGGCTACCGCGTGCGGACCCTGGCCGTGACGGTGTCCGCGCTGCTGCCGGACGTCGCGCCGAGGGTGCGGTAG
- a CDS encoding RNA polymerase sigma factor, translated as MDEALVRSLTPGVLGALVRRGADFAAAEDAVQEALVEALRVWASDGVPANPKGWLVTVAWRKFLDATRADAARRKREDVVEAEVGPGTAAAVDDTLQLYFLCAHPSLTPSSAVALTLRAVGGLTTRQIAQAYLVPEATMAQRISRAKRTVSGVRFDQPGDVATVLRVLYLVFNEGYSGDVDLAAEAIRLTRQLAAAIDHPEVAGLLVLMLLHHARRASRTTASGRLIPLAEQDRTRWDTALIAEGVAILQRALSRDRLGEFQAQAAIAALHADAQDTAETDWVQIVEWYDELVRLTGSPIVRLNRAVAVGEADGPRAGLAALAELDDTVPRYTAVSAYLHERDGDLSTAAKLYAEAARKASSLPEADHLTRQAARLNTAR; from the coding sequence GTGGACGAAGCACTGGTCCGGAGCCTCACCCCGGGTGTCCTGGGTGCCCTCGTCCGCCGCGGAGCCGATTTCGCGGCGGCCGAGGACGCGGTCCAGGAAGCGCTGGTCGAGGCGCTGCGCGTCTGGGCGTCCGACGGCGTCCCGGCCAACCCGAAGGGCTGGCTGGTCACCGTGGCGTGGCGCAAGTTCCTCGACGCGACCCGGGCGGACGCCGCCCGCCGCAAGCGCGAGGACGTCGTCGAAGCCGAGGTGGGGCCCGGGACGGCGGCGGCCGTGGACGACACGCTCCAGCTGTACTTCCTGTGCGCGCACCCGTCGCTGACGCCGTCGTCCGCGGTGGCGCTCACGCTGCGGGCCGTCGGCGGGCTGACCACCCGGCAGATCGCGCAGGCGTACCTGGTGCCCGAGGCGACCATGGCGCAGCGGATCAGCCGCGCCAAGCGGACCGTGTCGGGGGTGCGGTTCGACCAGCCCGGCGACGTCGCGACCGTGCTGCGCGTGCTGTACCTGGTCTTCAACGAGGGCTACTCCGGGGACGTCGACCTCGCCGCCGAGGCCATCCGGCTGACCCGGCAGCTCGCGGCGGCCATCGACCACCCCGAGGTGGCCGGGCTGCTCGTGCTGATGCTGCTGCACCACGCCCGGCGCGCCTCCCGGACGACGGCGTCCGGGCGGCTGATCCCGCTCGCCGAGCAGGACCGGACCCGGTGGGACACCGCGCTGATCGCCGAGGGCGTGGCCATCCTGCAGCGGGCCCTGTCCCGCGACCGGCTGGGCGAGTTCCAGGCCCAGGCCGCCATCGCGGCCCTGCACGCCGACGCCCAGGACACCGCGGAGACCGACTGGGTGCAGATCGTCGAGTGGTACGACGAGCTCGTCCGCCTGACGGGCAGCCCGATCGTGCGGCTCAACCGCGCGGTCGCCGTCGGCGAGGCGGACGGCCCGCGGGCCGGGCTGGCTGCGCTCGCGGAACTGGACGACACGGTGCCGCGCTACACCGCGGTGTCGGCCTACCTCCACGAGCGCGACGGCGACCTGTCGACGGCGGCGAAGCTCTACGCCGAGGCGGCCCGCAAGGCGTCGAGCCTCCCCGAAGCCGACCACCTCACCCGCCAGGCCGCCCGCCTCAACACCGCCCGGTAA
- a CDS encoding DUF6286 domain-containing protein, with the protein MRPFVRILATLLGLAFAAAGALLVLEVGWHWWRPGSAPLLVPWPRWQAGLASLGWDAYAVRVGAGVLAAAGLVLVGCALAAGNRAVRLTDPADDVSVSTSPRSLARLVGVTVRAQDNVAGASVTASARRIRVRAKSTLETEGELRPRLLATVSALLDELPLVRRPKVTVVVDSPKDRR; encoded by the coding sequence GTGCGCCCGTTCGTCCGCATCCTCGCCACCCTGCTCGGCCTGGCCTTCGCCGCGGCCGGCGCGCTGCTGGTCCTGGAAGTCGGCTGGCACTGGTGGCGCCCGGGCTCGGCGCCGCTGCTGGTGCCCTGGCCGCGCTGGCAGGCCGGGCTGGCGTCGCTGGGCTGGGACGCCTACGCGGTGCGCGTCGGGGCCGGTGTGCTGGCCGCCGCGGGCCTGGTCCTGGTGGGGTGCGCGCTCGCCGCCGGCAACCGCGCGGTGCGGTTGACGGACCCGGCCGACGACGTGAGCGTCTCGACGTCACCGCGTTCGCTGGCCCGGCTGGTCGGGGTGACCGTGCGCGCGCAGGACAACGTCGCGGGCGCGTCGGTCACCGCGAGCGCCCGCCGCATCCGCGTCCGCGCGAAGAGCACCCTGGAGACCGAAGGCGAGCTGCGGCCGCGCCTGCTCGCCACGGTGTCGGCGCTGCTGGACGAGCTCCCCCTGGTGCGGCGGCCGAAGGTGACCGTCGTCGTCGACTCGCCGAAGGACCGCCGATGA
- a CDS encoding NAD(P)/FAD-dependent oxidoreductase — translation MRVTVAGAGIVGLSSAYRLAEAGHDVTVVAAAPPAESTSAVAGGVVYPPGRGSDERIVRWTAASLAVFRGQDAPGVRFRRGRVLLPAGTPDPQWLPAVEAAVRDGDRVEFTTAVVDTPVYLEWLRERVAGLGVRVEYRTLTALSSLAADVVVNAAGLGAGALAGDRSMVPVGGQVVHVTDPGLAEFVVDGTGPGITYVIPHGGHVVCGGTEEPGRADTDPNPAVTADILRRCRELEPRLAGAEVLRSLVGLRPFRREVRLERDGDVVHCYGHGGAGITLAWGCAADVAELVTAG, via the coding sequence ATGCGGGTGACAGTCGCCGGGGCCGGGATCGTCGGGCTGAGCAGTGCGTACCGGCTGGCGGAGGCGGGGCACGACGTCACGGTCGTGGCGGCGGCCCCGCCGGCGGAGTCGACGTCGGCCGTCGCGGGCGGGGTGGTGTACCCGCCGGGCCGTGGTTCGGACGAGCGGATCGTGCGGTGGACCGCGGCGAGCCTCGCGGTGTTCCGCGGGCAGGACGCCCCGGGCGTGCGGTTCCGCCGCGGCCGGGTCCTGCTGCCGGCGGGCACGCCGGACCCGCAGTGGCTCCCGGCGGTGGAGGCCGCGGTCCGCGACGGCGACCGCGTCGAATTCACGACGGCGGTGGTCGACACGCCGGTGTACCTGGAGTGGCTGCGCGAGCGGGTGGCCGGGCTGGGCGTGCGGGTGGAGTACCGGACCCTGACGGCACTCTCGAGCCTGGCTGCGGACGTCGTGGTCAACGCGGCGGGCCTCGGCGCGGGTGCGCTGGCGGGCGACCGTTCGATGGTCCCGGTCGGCGGCCAGGTTGTGCACGTGACCGATCCGGGCCTGGCGGAGTTCGTGGTCGACGGGACGGGCCCGGGCATCACGTACGTGATCCCACACGGAGGCCACGTGGTGTGCGGCGGAACGGAGGAGCCGGGCCGCGCCGACACCGACCCGAACCCGGCCGTGACGGCGGACATCCTGCGCCGCTGCCGCGAGCTGGAACCGCGCTTGGCGGGCGCGGAGGTGCTGCGGTCGCTGGTGGGGTTGCGCCCGTTCCGGCGCGAGGTGCGGCTGGAGCGCGACGGCGACGTCGTGCACTGCTACGGCCACGGGGGAGCGGGGATCACCCTGGCCTGGGGTTGTGCGGCGGACGTCGCCGAGCTGGTCACGGCTGGATGA
- a CDS encoding Asp23/Gls24 family envelope stress response protein: protein MHPERTESPGTVTPLNEEGTAGRTTISSLVVQKIAGLAAREIAGVHTLGGGGVSRAIGALRERIPGSGTVTTTGVSVEVGEKQTAIDLDVVVEYGARITDVARAVRRNVITAVEQITGLEVIEVNIAVNDIFLPGEEEPESTRVE, encoded by the coding sequence ATGCACCCGGAACGGACCGAAAGCCCTGGCACGGTCACCCCGCTCAACGAAGAGGGCACCGCCGGCCGCACCACGATCTCGTCGCTGGTGGTGCAGAAGATCGCCGGCCTGGCCGCCCGCGAAATCGCCGGCGTGCACACGCTGGGCGGCGGCGGGGTGTCCCGCGCGATCGGCGCGCTGCGGGAGCGGATCCCCGGCTCCGGCACGGTCACCACGACCGGCGTGTCGGTGGAGGTCGGCGAGAAGCAGACCGCGATCGACCTCGACGTGGTCGTCGAGTACGGCGCGCGCATCACCGACGTCGCCCGCGCGGTGCGGCGCAACGTGATCACCGCGGTCGAGCAGATCACCGGCCTCGAGGTGATCGAGGTGAACATCGCGGTCAACGACATCTTCCTGCCGGGCGAGGAAGAACCCGAATCTACGCGGGTGGAATGA
- a CDS encoding VOC family protein, with translation MVLPRLEHVGIVVGDLEAAKAFFVELGLEVEGEMTVEGRAVDRIVGLDGVRSDMAMMRTPDGHGKLELIRYRRPAGPGGDPEAPSNAPGLRHVLFEVADIEDVLARLQPHGAELVGELVQYEESFKLCYVRGPEGIIVELAERIG, from the coding sequence ATGGTCCTGCCACGGCTGGAGCACGTCGGCATCGTCGTCGGGGACCTCGAGGCGGCGAAGGCGTTCTTCGTCGAGCTCGGGCTCGAGGTGGAGGGGGAGATGACGGTCGAGGGCCGCGCGGTCGACCGGATCGTCGGGCTGGACGGCGTCCGGTCCGACATGGCGATGATGCGGACGCCGGACGGCCACGGGAAGCTGGAGCTGATCCGCTACCGGAGGCCGGCGGGGCCGGGCGGGGACCCGGAGGCGCCGTCGAACGCGCCCGGCCTGCGGCACGTCCTGTTCGAAGTGGCGGACATCGAAGACGTCCTGGCGCGCCTGCAGCCGCACGGCGCCGAGCTCGTCGGCGAGCTGGTGCAGTACGAGGAGAGCTTCAAGCTCTGCTACGTCCGCGGTCCGGAGGGGATCATCGTCGAGCTGGCCGAGCGGATCGGCTGA
- a CDS encoding alpha/beta hydrolase: MRRRRTRLLAALLALTAAAGCAAGPSVRPALVENDGKTTGSTPARTPGVPLPPLGEPQSPTLKWADCDDDARQRIGTPGVPDGLHFTCARVTAPLDAPGEPRRSLVRLLALKVGSGPVPLVVVNDVDGDPGTVYAARLAATLPPAFLEKFSLIGLDRRGTGLSGAAQCVPADTRHDLVDADPAQGGLGEVLDAARKAGQQCAIELDDSQTALDSWRGAGDLDELRKQLGMERLDALGHGDGSKVLAEYAVRFPGQVGRMVLDGVPDPGADTAAVLDAVAAGAQSTLDAFAADCASRHCALGDPKAALSALTDQLRRTPPSTDEGVVFGPGVAMYAVYTGLSQRSRWPELADAITAARSGDIGALSAFAAPVLHDTRAQPSRIDATIATRCNDSQTRLSADQLDQVVAGMRGKYPQFGAVIAQQLAWCGPWPVRTEPLPPPGAPGVPPILVAATATDPVTPQVGSTRAADQMPSAVTITWQGAGHGALGASPCVTDAARAFLIDGKIPADGTLCPA; the protein is encoded by the coding sequence GTGCGCCGCCGCCGTACCCGTCTCCTGGCCGCGCTGCTCGCCCTGACCGCCGCCGCGGGCTGCGCCGCGGGGCCGTCGGTGCGCCCGGCGCTGGTCGAGAACGACGGGAAGACGACCGGCAGCACGCCGGCCCGGACGCCCGGGGTCCCCTTGCCGCCGCTGGGCGAGCCGCAGTCGCCGACGCTGAAGTGGGCCGACTGCGACGACGACGCCCGCCAGCGCATCGGCACCCCCGGCGTCCCGGACGGCCTGCACTTCACCTGCGCCCGCGTCACCGCGCCGCTCGACGCCCCCGGCGAGCCGCGGCGCTCGCTGGTGCGGCTGCTGGCGCTGAAGGTCGGTAGCGGGCCGGTGCCGCTGGTCGTGGTCAACGACGTCGACGGCGACCCGGGCACCGTGTACGCCGCGCGGCTGGCCGCGACGCTGCCGCCGGCGTTCCTCGAGAAGTTCTCGCTGATCGGCCTGGACCGGCGCGGCACCGGGCTCTCCGGCGCCGCCCAGTGCGTCCCCGCCGACACCCGGCACGACCTCGTCGACGCGGACCCGGCGCAGGGCGGCCTGGGCGAGGTGCTGGACGCGGCCCGCAAGGCGGGCCAGCAGTGCGCCATCGAGCTGGACGACTCCCAGACCGCGCTGGACAGCTGGCGCGGCGCGGGCGACCTCGACGAGCTGCGCAAGCAACTCGGCATGGAGCGGCTCGACGCGCTCGGCCACGGTGACGGCTCGAAGGTGCTGGCCGAGTACGCGGTGCGCTTCCCCGGCCAGGTCGGGCGCATGGTCCTCGACGGCGTGCCGGACCCGGGCGCCGACACGGCCGCGGTCCTCGACGCGGTCGCCGCCGGCGCGCAGTCCACATTGGACGCCTTCGCCGCGGACTGCGCGTCGCGGCACTGCGCCCTCGGCGACCCCAAGGCCGCGCTTTCCGCGCTCACCGACCAGCTGCGGCGCACCCCGCCGTCGACCGACGAGGGCGTCGTGTTCGGCCCGGGTGTCGCGATGTACGCCGTCTACACGGGACTTTCGCAGCGCTCGCGGTGGCCGGAGCTGGCCGACGCGATCACCGCGGCGCGCTCCGGGGACATCGGCGCCCTCTCGGCGTTCGCCGCGCCGGTGCTGCACGACACGCGCGCCCAGCCGTCGCGGATCGACGCCACGATCGCGACCCGCTGCAACGACAGCCAGACCCGGCTCTCGGCCGACCAGCTCGACCAGGTCGTGGCCGGGATGCGCGGCAAGTACCCGCAGTTCGGCGCGGTCATCGCCCAGCAGCTGGCCTGGTGCGGCCCGTGGCCGGTGCGCACCGAGCCGCTGCCGCCGCCGGGCGCGCCCGGCGTCCCGCCGATCCTGGTCGCGGCCACCGCGACGGACCCGGTCACGCCGCAGGTCGGCAGCACCCGCGCGGCCGACCAGATGCCGTCCGCGGTGACCATCACCTGGCAGGGCGCGGGCCACGGCGCCCTCGGCGCCTCCCCCTGCGTCACCGACGCGGCCCGCGCCTTCCTGATCGACGGCAAGATCCCGGCCGACGGCACCCTCTGCCCCGCCTGA
- a CDS encoding pyrimidine reductase family protein — MQRVWPDRTGELTGSDLEESYAYPAGLSRPWVQVNFVASADGAVEIDTTSARLSHAADRKVFLLGRDLADVILVGAGTARAENYRGVVAGPKRLERRRRLGFTGVPPIAVVTRTADLDPASRLFTETAVPPIVVTTDTADTRALEAAGAEVLRAGTEDVDLPRALDLLAARGLRRVDCEGGPGLFARLVAADLVDQLCLTVAPLLVAGTAGRIAAGAAPAAARRLALASILVEDGFTFLRYRRDAG, encoded by the coding sequence GTGCAGCGTGTGTGGCCCGATCGGACGGGCGAACTGACCGGTTCGGACCTGGAGGAGAGCTACGCCTACCCGGCCGGCCTGTCGAGACCCTGGGTGCAGGTCAACTTCGTCGCGTCCGCGGACGGCGCCGTCGAGATCGACACCACCTCGGCGCGACTCTCGCACGCTGCCGACCGCAAGGTCTTCCTGCTCGGCCGCGACCTCGCCGACGTCATCCTGGTCGGCGCCGGGACCGCCCGCGCCGAGAACTACCGCGGGGTCGTCGCGGGCCCGAAACGCCTGGAGCGCAGACGCCGTCTCGGGTTCACCGGCGTCCCGCCGATCGCCGTCGTCACGCGCACCGCGGACCTCGACCCGGCTTCCCGGCTGTTCACCGAAACCGCCGTCCCCCCGATCGTGGTCACCACGGACACCGCCGACACGCGCGCCCTCGAAGCCGCCGGGGCCGAGGTCCTGCGGGCGGGCACCGAAGACGTCGACCTCCCCCGCGCCCTCGACCTGCTGGCCGCCCGCGGCCTGCGCCGGGTCGACTGCGAAGGCGGGCCCGGTCTGTTCGCCCGGCTCGTCGCCGCCGATCTCGTCGACCAGCTGTGCCTGACCGTCGCGCCGCTGCTGGTGGCCGGGACCGCGGGCCGGATCGCCGCGGGGGCCGCGCCCGCCGCGGCGCGCCGGCTCGCGCTGGCGTCGATCCTGGTCGAGGACGGCTTCACGTTCCTGCGCTACCGCCGGGACGCCGGGTGA
- a CDS encoding ATP-dependent DNA ligase, whose product MPLPLQPPLKPMLAKPAKAIPESGGLLFEPKWDGFRCIVFRDGDELYLQSRAEKPLNRYFPEAVARLLDTLPPRVVLDGELVVARDGRLNFDALTERIHPAESRITLLSAEQPAEFVAFDVLALGDDLLLDEPTSVRRERLTELAGDRFPLTPATTDPATARHWFELFEGAGLDGVIGKPLDEPYTPGKRVMLKYKHLRTADCVLAGLRWHVDGGPGELVGSFLLGLYDEKGVLHHVGTVGAFPKDRRRELAEELAPLITDGEDHPWGGRATGEAQRIPGGITRWRATEHEWVPLRPERVVEVAYENTEGGMPSRFRHNARFKRWRPDREPASCDYSQLEEPARYDLDAVFRGQVVRTR is encoded by the coding sequence ATGCCCCTACCGCTGCAGCCGCCGCTGAAGCCGATGCTCGCCAAGCCCGCCAAGGCCATCCCCGAATCCGGTGGCCTGCTGTTCGAACCGAAGTGGGACGGCTTCCGCTGCATCGTCTTCCGCGACGGCGACGAGCTGTACCTGCAGTCGCGCGCGGAAAAGCCGCTCAACCGGTACTTCCCGGAGGCCGTCGCGCGGCTGCTGGACACCCTGCCGCCGCGGGTCGTGCTCGACGGCGAGCTCGTCGTCGCGCGCGACGGACGGCTGAACTTCGACGCCCTCACCGAGCGCATCCACCCCGCCGAAAGCCGGATCACGCTGCTGTCCGCCGAGCAGCCCGCCGAGTTCGTCGCCTTCGACGTCCTGGCCCTGGGGGACGACCTGCTGCTCGACGAACCGACGTCCGTCCGCCGCGAACGCCTCACCGAACTGGCCGGCGACCGGTTCCCGCTCACCCCGGCGACCACCGATCCCGCCACCGCGCGCCACTGGTTCGAGCTGTTCGAAGGCGCCGGCCTCGACGGCGTCATCGGCAAGCCGCTCGACGAGCCCTACACCCCCGGCAAGCGCGTGATGCTCAAGTACAAGCACCTGCGCACCGCCGACTGCGTGCTCGCCGGCCTGCGCTGGCACGTCGACGGCGGCCCGGGCGAACTCGTCGGCTCCTTCCTGCTCGGCCTGTACGACGAAAAGGGCGTGCTGCACCACGTCGGCACCGTCGGGGCGTTCCCCAAGGACCGCCGCCGCGAACTCGCCGAAGAGCTGGCGCCGCTGATCACCGACGGCGAGGACCACCCGTGGGGCGGCCGGGCCACCGGTGAGGCCCAGCGCATCCCCGGCGGCATCACCCGCTGGCGCGCCACCGAGCACGAATGGGTACCGCTGCGGCCCGAGCGCGTCGTCGAGGTCGCCTACGAGAACACCGAAGGCGGCATGCCGTCGCGGTTCCGGCACAACGCGCGGTTCAAGCGCTGGCGGCCCGACCGCGAACCCGCGTCGTGCGACTACAGCCAGCTCGAGGAGCCGGCCCGCTACGACCTCGACGCCGTCTTCCGCGGCCAGGTGGTGCGGACCCGCTAA
- a CDS encoding DUF2630 family protein gives MADGEILGRIDELIAEEHELRSRSVGVGLSGGDKDRLTAVEQQLDQCWDLLRQRRAKTEFHENPDEAAARPVSEVESYRQ, from the coding sequence ATGGCCGACGGCGAAATCCTGGGCCGGATCGACGAGCTGATCGCGGAGGAGCACGAGCTCCGGTCGCGCTCGGTCGGCGTCGGGCTGAGCGGCGGCGACAAGGACCGCCTCACCGCGGTCGAGCAGCAGCTCGACCAGTGCTGGGACCTGCTCCGGCAGCGGCGCGCGAAAACGGAGTTCCACGAGAACCCGGACGAGGCCGCGGCCCGGCCGGTCTCCGAGGTGGAGTCCTACCGCCAGTAG
- the zapE gene encoding cell division protein ZapE, with product MPAHLTGRRPELSADELIGALVPPPRFDAVRFDTYLPDPDEPSQAAAVEACSAFAAKVGVRREKKRFRLFGGSPEPAGPMGLYLDGGFGVGKTHLLASTWHAAPSPKAYGTFVELTHLVGALGFAEAVRRLSEHRILAIDEFELDDPGDTTLVTRLLQELMDAGVFVAATSNTLPEKLGEGRFAAEDFLREIQTLSARFGVVRVDGPDYRHRGLPDAPPPVSPEELESSAAAHDGSTVDDFDALCEHLASLHPSRYGRLLDDVTRVHLRDVHPAPDQNVALRLVAFADRLYDRAIPLVVSGEPLRSLFTEEMVNGGYRKKYLRAVSRLTALARDAVPAS from the coding sequence ATGCCCGCGCACCTGACCGGCCGCCGTCCCGAGCTGTCCGCCGACGAGCTGATCGGCGCGCTGGTGCCGCCGCCGCGCTTCGACGCCGTGCGGTTCGACACCTACCTGCCCGATCCCGACGAGCCCAGCCAGGCCGCCGCGGTCGAGGCCTGCTCGGCGTTCGCCGCGAAGGTGGGGGTGCGCCGTGAGAAGAAGCGGTTCAGGCTCTTCGGCGGGTCTCCGGAGCCGGCCGGGCCGATGGGGCTCTACCTCGACGGCGGGTTCGGCGTCGGCAAGACCCACCTGCTCGCCTCGACGTGGCACGCCGCGCCGTCGCCCAAGGCGTACGGCACGTTCGTCGAGCTGACCCACCTCGTCGGCGCGCTGGGCTTCGCCGAGGCCGTGCGGCGGTTGTCGGAGCACCGGATCCTGGCCATCGACGAGTTCGAGCTGGACGACCCGGGCGACACCACGCTGGTCACCCGGCTGCTGCAGGAGCTGATGGACGCCGGGGTGTTCGTCGCGGCGACGTCGAACACCCTGCCGGAGAAGCTCGGCGAAGGCCGGTTCGCCGCCGAAGACTTCCTGCGGGAGATCCAGACGCTGTCGGCCCGCTTCGGCGTGGTGCGCGTCGACGGGCCGGACTACCGGCACCGCGGCCTGCCGGACGCGCCGCCGCCGGTCTCGCCGGAGGAGCTGGAGTCGTCGGCCGCCGCGCACGACGGGTCCACTGTGGACGACTTCGACGCGCTGTGCGAGCACCTGGCTTCGCTGCACCCCTCCCGCTACGGGCGGCTGCTCGACGACGTCACCCGCGTGCACCTGCGCGACGTCCACCCGGCGCCGGACCAGAACGTGGCGCTGCGGCTGGTCGCCTTCGCCGACCGGCTCTACGACCGGGCCATCCCGCTGGTCGTGTCGGGCGAGCCGCTGCGGTCGCTGTTCACCGAGGAGATGGTGAACGGCGGCTACCGCAAGAAGTACCTGCGCGCGGTCAGCCGGTTGACGGCGCTGGCTCGGGACGCCGTGCCGGCCAGCTGA
- the trxA gene encoding thioredoxin, with amino-acid sequence MSTVELTAENFDQTVNDNEFVLIDFWASWCGPCRQFAPVYEKASEKHEDIVFASVDTEAQQQLAAAFDVRSIPTLAIIRDKTLIYAQPGALPEPALEDLIKQAREVDMAEVKRKAAEAEAEQA; translated from the coding sequence ATGAGCACCGTTGAGCTGACTGCCGAGAACTTCGACCAGACGGTAAACGACAACGAGTTCGTCCTGATCGACTTCTGGGCGAGCTGGTGCGGGCCGTGCCGCCAGTTCGCGCCGGTCTACGAAAAGGCCTCCGAGAAGCACGAGGACATCGTGTTCGCGAGCGTCGACACCGAAGCGCAGCAGCAGCTCGCCGCCGCGTTCGACGTCCGCTCGATCCCGACACTGGCCATCATCCGGGACAAGACGCTGATCTACGCCCAGCCCGGCGCGCTCCCCGAGCCCGCCCTCGAGGACCTGATCAAGCAGGCCCGCGAGGTCGACATGGCCGAGGTCAAGCGCAAGGCCGCCGAAGCCGAGGCCGAACAGGCCTGA